GGGCTTTAGAGGAGTTCTGTTCATCAACTGTATCATTACTTTGCTGACTGATTCATCAACAATCCCCTGAAATATTGAAATTACAATGTAAATTATTTTAGTATCAGCAGTACTCCAGGTGTACTACCTATAAACATAAGATTTGAGTATTCTTCTTGCTAATAATTAAACATACAGGATTTATGGTAGTTTTGACACCCCATGGTGCCACGGTATTGGTGCGTATATTATCATTCGCCCATTCACATGCCAAGTTCTTTGTAAGTTGATTAATTGCACCTGAAACAAATGTTTCATAATCAGTTTCAACTATATTTTAGGCAGACTTTTGTCAGTTATTTTTGAAATACTTCCAAGTTTTTGAAAGTTGCTGCTTTTCGTAGAAACAACTACCAGCTTAGATATTCATCAAATAGGCCTAATAGCCTATTCTATTTCAATAGGAGCTGCCGAACAAGCACCTAAAGCAAGCGGATATTTACCTTTAGATGCTGCATACACAGAAAGTGCAGGTAAGGCCATAACACCCCCGACGGAAGAAATAAAAACTATACTTCCGTTCCCAGATGCTTTGAGGAGAGGATGTGCAAGTTGGCTCAAATGGTGAGGAGCCTCAAAGTTTGTTCCCATTATATACGAGTAATCTTCAGCTGTATATGCCGTTGCTTTTTTCATTGTTACTGTTCCAGCATTGTTTATCTGCTCTTGTAAAAAATATGGCCCAAACCAATAAGGAATATATTAGCATGCACATAAGATTCACAAACAATCGGGAAAAAAATAAACATACCAGTATATTGAGCTTCCCATCAAAAACAGAAGAGACAGTATTTATCAGTTCCTCTCTCTGTTCTCTTGAAATCAAGTCACATACAGAACCACTGACTTTGTATCCCTTGCCTTCCCATTCTTGTACCTTTTCATTGATCTCGGCTTGGTTTCTCGAGCAGATGTGTATCACAGCACCAAATTCAGCTAGTTCCTCTACTATGGCATACCTAAAATTGAAAAGAAAGCCAACTAGTAACACAGTATCGGCATCGTGTTAAACTATACAAAATTCAAGAACTTTATAATAAATGACTAGAAAGAGTTTAAGTTCGACCCAATGCCTCTGGTACCACCGGTGACAAGAGCAGTCATTCCCTTAAGTGACCATCTACGTTCCCTGCTAGTGTTTGCGTGATCACCTGCAGCCATGGATATAAAAAGTTTGTTCATCCCTATTAAATGTACGATTTATGTCCATGTCTCTAAACAAGTACACTTATATAGTCCACTTGATTATGCGTCATTAGTAAAAGTCCATCTGCAAAACTGTAACAACCGCTTACATGCTGTCTGCTATCAAAAATTTAAACACAATACATTCACTTAGGGTGTATTTTCTCGATAAAAAGTGTGTAAATAAACTTTTAGTTGTCAAACAAGCAGGGTAAGCAGTGCCGATATATCAAGAAGGTTTAAGattattattaaaagatatcagCAGCATCTTATTTAGCCGGCCTTGTGAGATTCGCAATGTTCTCCATCTCTTTAATTTGTCCTACTAATATTCTTAATTTAATTTTGTTGTCATTTAGAATATCGATAACAAACAGTCACGCACTCATTCACGAGTTGAGCCGCAAATTAATAGAGCCGAGTCGAGTTCTGTCCGAGCGGAGACAAACTTTATTTACaaactttatttttttaaaacgAGCCGAGCCAAGTGAAGTTTAATAACCAAGTCTAAAATTATGTTCACACGGCTCCTTTATAAACAAGACAATCCGGATCCGAAAACGAGTTTGTTCAAGGAGCCGAGTTCGAACAGAGCCGAGTTGTCCATTAATAGTCGGCATATATTTTTCAATAGACCAACCTTAAactataatttataattttacaagTTGTATTGAGATCAAATAGTAATCTTATCTTTCAATTATATACGCACACTCACACTCACACTCTACACTTATTTCTTAATCTATATCATTCTATTTTTTACTAAGAGTTTTGGGAATATAtccaattaattttaaattattaagaCATTTGTAACTTAAGAAATCGTACATTATTTTTTAAACTATCGATGTCGAAATTTAATTATGTTTTGGTATTTTACTTAAATTTGGTTTATGTGAATTACAATTTATTTAATGGTGTTTATGAAAATGTTAAGAATTGGAGATGAAAAGATCATGATAACAATATTTGATAGTTTTCTTACGAAAAGAGTTAGTGTTAAATTTTGAATagtaaacaaaatttttaaataattaaaatattaataaatgatgaaaaaatgcactaataaaattatttaattgattaataataatttattatatatatatatactattcTATTCTATTAAAGACGAAACAATGAAAGTTTGGTTGGCTGTCGATCTCGTCAACGTAATTATagtaatatataaaaataaattctATCATAAATAGATCAATATTTACAATagaattatataaatataaatagaattgcaatatttttaatattcttgatcaataaaataatatataatattcaccTAGGTGGGGCCAAATCTAAATTTAATTAGTTAGATTTGGTCGATATACCAAACTATAGATAATTCGTATATTAttgattttatttaaaatttaccttttaattaaaacataattatctttgataaacacacctataaatatcaataaaactATAATTTTAATAAGTGATatttttttaaaaccaaaatatcactaacttatacacgtatatatttaaaattattatgaaATCATAAATAacaatttctaataaataaatttcatagcttaaaattttcactataaattaaatttaaaatttaaataatattaaaaacaatccgtgcatcgcacgaaTTTTAggctagtatatatatatatatatatatatatatatatatatatatacaagtgCTGAAAAACAAGCCAATATTAGAATATAAACTACAAACCAATAACAAACACATGTTTAATCCTTTTTTCTCTCCTCCATATACACTATGTATTCATGTATTTATTTTTCTCTTCGTTTTTAAATTGACTTTTCCGTTAATCGGTTACTTTTTTCATAAAAtaacttcactgtatttttctccatctcaCACTCATCAATTTGCATagcatatttgctatattttggcgacaaatcagtatttaagcTTATCCAAATCACTAATGTAACACCCCTAAATTCGGGGTCGAAGATgcgggttatcacgagttccatttcaattaatcaacacttaatcttGAATCAACAATTAACTACTGCGTAGTGACCGcacaatacacacacaccacacgttatacTCTCAGAGATGAAACTGAAAATAGTACAAGTCTTGATCCAGATATTAAAAgttattacacctcaaaaggatttctgaataaatttacatctTCCTTGCCATTATAACAATTCCtagatatacataagtctagtacatcaaaagttgaaagcctagtttattggtagttcctacctcgaCCAAAGaggcatcaacgcctacaagaaactacgaaacatttcctatccgttcatgaattgggagtttggtcctgtCCATCTCATCTAGCTGTTGTTGTGATAGTTAAAAATAAGTAAGGGGAACAACACCACTACAAGGAAAACTGGCTCAGACAAGTGTTTTAACCCGTTATCTGATTCCCTGAAAACCCGTTGTCTATTGAGCCGCCGTCTCTTACATGGATCAGACAACGATTAGAAACAGTTGTGTGAGTCATCGCAGACAACGACCAACTATGAGTCCCCGTTGTATTACGACCAGAACAAACAACGTCTTTCCATAAATTCTGTTGTAAGAAGATTTATTAGACAAGTAATGTTAAAAAGGTTGTGTATGTGGTCACTAAGAGTTTTAGAATAGAACATAACACACAACCCTTattcagatatatatatattgtccTCTACCTTAACACACAATTCAAACGATAACCACCGTTGTATTACAACCATAACAAACAAGTATTTTCTATATATTCTGTTGTAACAAGTATACTTAGACAAGTTCTCTTGAAAACATTGTGTATGCTCTTACTAAAAGTTTAGGAGTAGAACATAACACACAACCCTTATTATTTATTGTCCTCCACCTTAACACACAATTTTCAAAAGATAAAATTTTATTGTCTTACAACCATACAGACAACCCCTTTATTTTAAATTTGTATTGTTGGAATTGCTTTATACAACATTTTTTTATCACTTGGTATTGTATGATTATGTTTTGCACTTATATTTTAATGTAGAAAGTGTCGTGTGGTCTTCAAGGCATAATTCTTTTTATTCTTAATAGCATTGTTGGACAATGGATAATAGTTAGTTTTGTTCAGACAATGGTTTTTTATTGTGTGAATCTTCTTTTAACAATGTTTAGTTTTAAATAGCATTGTTATATGTTATAAAACATGATGAGCTTGGTCTTTATAAGTGTTGTGTGAGACACAATATAATATGGTTATTGTATAACTTTATTGGCTAAAAGCTCCTCAAACAATGgtttttcaaattaaaattaaacacaACAACATTATAAAATGAACATGCCATAAAAATTAAAACCCAAACTATCATTCAGATTACAAGCAAATTGTCACCATTACACCAACATTCAACCATCAATCCTTCTAttacaccaacaatcaaccaaccCTCCATTACATGAATCCACTAAACCAATATTTAACCATTGCAACCAAGAACTAACTTATAACCaagttttatcttaaacaaaaCAAGACCATTCAAGTAGAAAGTAAAATATTTTCAGGTGAACATATCCACAAAAACGCTAGTAATTAGAAACAACGTTTAAATAGAGTTAACTACCATGACTAGAACTCCCAAATTTCAACACAAAATATGTTCACAACTCAAAATACCCAGCAACACTGTATGCAAGTTCAAGTGGCATGCTTCTTCATGAAGTACTTTGCCCATTCAGTCTTTATCTCGTTCAGTTCTTTCATGCCATAACTTAGGTTGCTTCTGCGTAACCACTGAAACATGGATGTAAAAATCACATTTATTTACCACAATACACTTGGATATAGAAAAAAGAAAGATAACTATAACATTACCTTCTCATGAAATTttaattccatatcggcacaaaTCTCTTTCATGTAACCCATTATAAACAAACCACAATCTTTGTTCCCAGTTTGGACAGGTACCCCCTGGAGAACATTAAAAACTTTATATATGTCTAGCTACACTATTCTTGTAGAATAGAGAAATTGATAAAATATACTATATTTACCCCCAGATTCTCCCAAGATATTTTCTTCTTTAAGAACTTCTTTGTTTTTTCCTGGTAGAGTTTGATGGCACTACGAAAATATAATATAGATCAATTGTAAGTCATATTTGTATTTAATTATTAAAGTGATTGTagttgaaataaaattttaatattgtACTCACTTGTCAATCACTTCTGTCCATTCTTCAGTTGCAATCATGCGCTTCAATGGGTCGATGTGGTAAACAGTTTGTGAATCTGGATTTACAGCAGTGAGCGTTCAATGATTCCTGATAATTTATGAACAACAAAATTTACAATAACATACAGAGATGATGATATACAAAAAACAATCTTTAAGTaaggaatatattatttattataacagGTACTAACACAGCATTATATGGTAGCAGGAAAATTTGTCCTGGTTTAGCGTTCCTGAATCTGATAGATAAGGATTTTGACCTCTCTCCTGGACTACCACAACCAAGTGCGCCTATCATCCCAGGATCAACAAACGTTATCATGTCAACCATCTTGCGCTTTTTCAAATTCTCTTGCAATAAACTGTTAAAAATTGGAGATACAGATTatgaaaaattcaaaaaaaaaactcAATAAGTATTCATAAAGGCAACAAAACTTTAGAAAAATGCTTACTTGATAAAAATGCAAATGGTGGACCCTGATATCTCGCCCCCAAAGCACAAAGCGTGTACATCTGATAAAAACAGCGCCTTCTTAGCGGTTACTCCAAAAGCTTCTTGGCATAGATAAAAAGAGTTTACTTGTCCATCAGCTAAGGCAATTTTTGCCCAAAGCCACAGACGTTTCAAAACAGGGGGATAATTCGCACCCATGTCCAATACATACTCTGGTTCCGGGACACAATCTTTTACCTTCTTCCATTTTTTCCCAGTAGTTTTCTTGCCTCCCTgaattgaaaatataaaaagaaaatagaGAATGCAAAGTTAAAGAAAGTTGACATGTTAAGTAATTGAAAATCtaaattatgtttttattctttACTTTTAAAAAACAACATAAGTTTCAAAAGAATTATAATATAAACAGATTTAATTCATTAATACGTAACAAATTAAAAATTGCAtcattattaatttaattatcaaaCCTATTTCCAACattttaacaaaaataaatatgTGACAACCACCACAAAATCAACACTGAAATAAGGggaaaaaattattatatataaaactgaaccAAACAATTATTCAACCTAAACATGAGAAACAATATCGCAAAAACTTACCTATATATAGACCCGATATTGTAAAAATTAGATTACTAAGTTTAAAAATATACTTGCATATATATATAGAGAAAATTTAACCTTTGGACTTCCTTTCACTGCAGCGGCGCTTGTCTTCACTTCCATTATGAGGTTTCTCGGCCATGCAATATATGTTCCCACAACTTGTTCCACCGTCACGATCTCATCTTGGATTGGAAAGGGGATCTTTTCAGATCCTTGGAGTACACGAGTGATTGAGACCCGTACATTTTCTTTTTCCAGTTGTTTCCCATGAAGAACCTGACACTTAGTATCAACTATTGCATAAGCAACGATATTTGTCGGGGAGCCAATTGCTAATTCCCACTCTGTGCATCCTTTAACCTCCAACACCTCCTTATTATTAGGTTCCAGACACACATCCTCAACCAACATTTGATTATCCTCAACATCAACAACCTTGAGAGCCTCGCCATGTTCCTGAATATGTTCTTCGCCATCCACCAAAGGTTTCTCCTGAATATGTTCTTCAATATGTGTTTCCTTACCGATACCCACATTTTGAATGAGATCCAGTTTTTTCTTTACACCTTGTAAATCAAAGTCCTTCAGAATGTCATGTGCTCCCTTGGAACAACTTCCTTGTTGAGATCCAATATTTGGACTTAACCCAGTTTCAATAAGCTTCCCTCCTATACCAGCTTTCAGCTTTTGAAACTCTGCAGCCCAAAAGGCATCTCGCTTTTCAACTATCCTTTCTGTCTCTTCTTTCATAAATTTCTGAATACCCTCTTGAATCCTCTCCTCTATTGTTCTACATATCTTCTTCTGCCTTGGAAGATGAAAGTATGTAGACTGCTTCACAAAGCGCCCTTGTCCACACACCCGTCCTCTGTGTTCAGGGCTACCAAGCACCTTGGTCAAGATATCATCACTGCCTTCCACAGTCACCTCCCCTTCACTAACTCTTTGTTTCATTTTCCCCTAAAAATTTGATAAATAATAGAAGTAATTAACCAACAAAACAGATATTTGGTGATAAAAGAATATATTAACAACAAAAATAAAAACTTACAATCGCCTGAGCAATTTCTTTAACTGCTTCTGACTTGAAGTTTCCATCTTTATCTTTCCTTGAACGAATCCAGCTATCTGATCTATCTATCTCCATTTCAGGGTCAGCTTGAGTCTCCATCTGTATGAACATGTTTAAAATATTATACAATAAAATCGAAATAAAAGAATTGAAAAAAATTATATGATGTACGAGTGAAAGAAATATGTTTCATGATAACTAACCATTTCATGCTCTAGGTTAGAATAGCCCTTTCGAGAAATACAATATGGATATAAATTAAGACTCCTCCTTAGTTTCTGTTTTTCGTGGATGTCCTTGGAGAAAAAAACACATAAATGTTAGCAGCATAGTTTCTTTTGCTATTTACTTATGCTACGTGGGAATTTTATACAATAAAAAAAGATTAAAGAAAAAACTCACTAAAAATTCATCAGTTAGACGGCCTGAAAGAAAAATATCCCAGTGTGCCTTCTCAATAAAGGAGTAGTCAGCCGGAGGAAACTTTAACAACTCAGGTTGATCTTTATTAGGAATGATATATTCAGTTGTTAAACGGCTTTTAAACTCCCTCCATTTCTGGCATGCCGATTGCAGAACAAGCTTTCGTGCTGATGGTGGTACAATGTATGCCATCTACGTACATAAATAAACAATTTTATTATCACATGTGTGTTAACAACAATTGGCAGTCATAATTTAACACAAGTAAAATTCTTAGTTGGTTTTGTAGATGCAACTTCTTTTACCTGCACACAATCCCAAATCTTGTTTTTTCTTTCTACCGGAACACGTAACCAACTGTCATACCATATCGGGGCTTTTGTTCTGGCAAGAACCCCAATATAAGACTGCATTTCTTTAGCAGCATCCCCATATGGCTCACCCTTTTTATTAAATAGCACCTCAAGCTTAATTCCCAGCATCTTACGCCTAACAATCCTATGCATCGTAACTGCTCCGCGTTTTAGAAGCTCAAGTCCCTCTTGTTTGGTTGCTGTTTCTTCCACTCGTTTCCTTTTTTTAGATAATTTGCTTTCTAGATTCTTAGAAATTCCATTCTTCTTTACTGATTCAGGGGATGAATTCCGAAGGCAAGACTCCACTGGCTTTTCCTTCACAGGTTCAGACACCGCCTTGTTCTTTTCTAGCGCCCCTGCCTTTATTTTTAGTTCCTCTGTTTTGTTCTTCATAGGTTCAGGCTGAATCGGCTTGCTCATTTTTCGTTCCTCTGTCTTGTTCTTCACAGGTGTGGACTTAACCGCCTTGCTCATTTTTGGATCCTCTGTCTTTTTCTTTACATCTGCCTTGTTCTTTTTTAGTGCCTTGATAAGGTTTTCACTAGTTCTACGAGGATCGGATTTTGTTTTTCTTGAAGGCGCCATAATTAATCTACACTTAAAACATTAAGTTTAATCTAATTGCTTCAAACAAAGCCAAAAAACTACATGAATATCAGTTGATTACAATTATATTAATGGAGGTTCTAAGGACACTCATGTGGCATCTCTATTAATGCACTTAAAATGTTTTCATTTCTTCTGCATTATGCACATAATACATATTGATAGTTGAGAAGCAATCAAGTATAGGCAAACTCGTGATTCCCCTCAGTAAGACAGTCATACGGCAACACAATCTAACACATCACTTTCCTAAACTTTCACAGCCCAAAAGACATGACATTCAAGGCAAAAAAAATTAAGCCTAATCTACCACTTTCACAACCCAAAAAAAAACATCACTTCAGAGAAATAAACCTAAATCTACAACTTTCACAACCCAAAATATAAACACATTAACTTATTAAATAAACCCTAATCAGATTTCATAATCCCAAAAAACATAACATTCAAGGCATAAAAAATAAACCCAAATCATAAATAAGCCCCAAGTATAAATAAAAAAACATCAGTTATACTACACTACCATCATACCCAAATCACAAAAATAAGTGCATGCATATCAATAACCCAATCGATGttcaatttaaaataaaatataaacccaGATCATAAATAAGCCCCAAGTATAAATCAAAAAACATCAGTTATAGTACACTACCTTCATACCTAAATCACAAAAATAAGAGCATGCAAATCAATACCCATATCGATGTTCAATTtaaagagagggagagagaggaggagagagagagatagagagatagagagagagagaggaggagGAGAGAGGGAGATTGAACCTGTATCGTGACTTGTGAGAGCTCTGAGaggaaagaaaagagaaaatggAGAATGAGAGGGAAGTGGAGTGGGGAGTGAGAAAAGAAGGGGGAAGTGAAATAATTTAACGGCTCAGATGCACTCCAGCTAAACTACTTTAATCCAATGGTATATAATGTTGCCAGCAAAACAAATAAAGTAAAAAGTAAATTAGAAAATGGTATAAAAAATTGTGGGCTgaaattcaaaaattttaaacTCTTGTCTTAAACACATTCAGACAACAGATTTACATAAAATAGTATTGTAAGAAACATAATTACCCAGCAAAAAAGTATTCTAATAAAATAGTATTATAAGTACTAGGATAACGATTTTACAGTAAATATTATAACGAATTATTATGCGAATAATagtgttttgaccggtacttgtaacttgtgtttagtctcgtactaaagtttctattttttaaaaaagtttatgaatgatccaaccgtacggatgttaagaactatatgttttagtgatatgagaaaattttgaaaaaaaaatgtgtttgttttgttattttaacagttaaccggtgttttgaccggtacttgtaacttgtgtttagtctcgtactaaagtttctattttttaaaaaagtttatgaatgatccaaccacaCGGATGTTAAGAgctatatgttttagtgatatgagaaaaatttgataaaaaaataaatgtgtttggtttgttattttaaaagtcaaccggtgttttgaccggtacttgtaacttgtgtttagtctcgtactaaagtttctatttttttaaaaaagtttatgaatgatccaaccgtacggatgttaagaactatatgttttagtgatatgagaaaaatttgataaaaaaataaatgtgtttgttttgttattttaacagttaaccggtgttttgaccggtacttgtaacttgtgtttagtctcgtactaaagtttctattttttaaaaaagtttatgaatgatccaaccgtacggatgttaagaactatatgttttagtgatatgagaaaattttgataaaaaaataaatgtgtttggtttgttattttaaaagtcaaccggtgttttgaccggtacatgtaacttgtgtttagtctcgtactaaagtttctatttttttaaaaaagtttatgaatgatccaaccgtacggatgttaagaactatatgttttagtgatatgagaaaattttgaaaaaaaaataaatgtgtttgttttgttattttaacagttaaccggtgttttgaccagtacttgtaacttgtgtttagtctcgtactaaagtttctattttttaaaaaagtttatgaatgatccaaccgtacggatgttaaaagctatatgttttagtgatatgagaaaaatttgataaaaaaataaatgtgtttggtttgttattttaaaagtcaaccggtgttttgaccggtacttgtaacttgtgtttagtctcgtactaaagttt
The sequence above is drawn from the Apium graveolens cultivar Ventura chromosome 2, ASM990537v1, whole genome shotgun sequence genome and encodes:
- the LOC141706160 gene encoding tropinone reductase homolog, whose product is MNKLFISMAAGDHANTSRERRWSLKGMTALVTGGTRGIGYAIVEELAEFGAVIHICSRNQAEINEKVQEWEGKGYKVSGSVCDLISREQREELINTVSSVFDGKLNILINNAGTVTMKKATAYTAEDYSYIMGTNFEAPHHLSQLAHPLLKASGNGSIVFISSVGGVMALPALSVYAASKGAINQLTKNLACEWANDNIRTNTVAPWGVKTTINPGIVDESVSKVMIQLMNRTPLKPIGEPNEISSLAAFLCLPAASYITGQVIVVDGGYTAGGFKLES